In Funiculus sociatus GB2-C1, one DNA window encodes the following:
- a CDS encoding cofactor assembly of complex C subunit B: MAKPDQNQVLRQLPIVVGGLASVLLLINRLLTPQLTESQARSDALGVIISALLILTGLLWQQVQPRSPDVVELIGKEGFELAPDLPEAVKTELAWASHLLLTNTVTRSLVVWYKGQVLLRRGILGVNPEVKPGAILQRVLEKQKPVYLVSLKIYPGQIEFDYLPENTQGVICQPIGDRGVLILGANAPRSYTKQDENWIAGIAEKLDFTLSSHLDDAYTVPSE; the protein is encoded by the coding sequence ATGGCTAAACCAGATCAAAATCAGGTTTTGCGGCAGCTGCCCATTGTTGTCGGTGGGTTGGCGAGCGTGCTGCTGCTGATTAACCGTTTGTTGACACCCCAGCTAACGGAATCCCAAGCTCGTTCTGATGCGCTGGGCGTGATTATTAGTGCGTTGCTGATTTTGACAGGTTTATTATGGCAGCAGGTGCAGCCGCGATCGCCTGATGTTGTTGAACTGATCGGTAAGGAGGGGTTTGAACTAGCGCCAGACTTGCCAGAAGCAGTGAAAACAGAGTTAGCTTGGGCTTCGCATCTGCTGCTGACTAATACGGTGACGCGATCGCTTGTCGTTTGGTACAAAGGACAAGTGCTATTGCGTCGGGGTATCTTGGGTGTCAACCCGGAAGTAAAACCGGGGGCGATTTTGCAGCGCGTGCTGGAAAAACAAAAGCCAGTTTATCTAGTGTCGCTAAAGATATACCCTGGACAGATTGAATTTGACTATCTTCCAGAGAATACTCAAGGTGTAATCTGCCAGCCTATAGGCGATCGCGGTGTGCTGATTTTAGGTGCTAATGCTCCTCGCAGTTACACCAAGCAAGATGAAAACTGGATAGCTGGGATTGCCGAAAAATTAGATTTCACTCTCAGCTCTCATTTAGATGATGCTTATACAGTCCCCAGCGAATAG
- the rpaB gene encoding response regulator transcription factor RpaB: MESHKEKILVVDDEASIRRILETRLSMIGYDVVTAADGEEALDTFRNAEPDLVVLDVMMPKLDGYGVCQELRKESDVPIIMLTALGDVADRITGLELGADDYVVKPFSPKELEARIRSVLRRVDKTGATGIPSSGVIHVGNIKIDTNKRQVYKGDERIRLTGMEFSLLELLVSRSGEPFSRSEILQEVWGYTPERHVDTRVVDVHISRLRAKLEDDPSNPELILTARGTGYLFQRIIEPDEL, encoded by the coding sequence TTGGAAAGCCATAAAGAAAAAATCCTGGTAGTTGACGACGAAGCCAGCATCCGCCGCATTCTGGAAACACGCCTTTCCATGATTGGCTACGATGTCGTGACTGCTGCCGATGGAGAAGAAGCACTGGATACCTTTCGCAATGCCGAGCCTGACTTGGTAGTTTTGGACGTGATGATGCCAAAGCTCGATGGCTATGGCGTTTGTCAGGAATTGCGGAAGGAATCTGATGTGCCAATTATTATGCTAACTGCTTTAGGTGATGTTGCTGACCGCATCACTGGATTGGAGCTGGGAGCAGATGATTACGTTGTGAAGCCCTTTTCGCCAAAAGAGCTGGAAGCACGTATCCGTTCGGTGTTGCGACGAGTGGATAAAACTGGGGCAACTGGTATTCCCAGTTCTGGTGTCATCCATGTGGGGAATATCAAAATTGACACCAATAAGCGACAAGTTTACAAAGGCGATGAGCGAATTCGGCTTACCGGGATGGAGTTCAGCCTACTGGAATTGCTAGTCAGCCGTTCTGGAGAGCCTTTTTCCCGTTCTGAGATTTTGCAGGAGGTTTGGGGTTATACGCCAGAACGCCACGTAGATACTCGCGTGGTGGATGTACATATCTCGCGGTTGAGAGCTAAGTTGGAAGATGACCCCAGTAATCCGGAGTTGATTCTGACGGCACGAGGCACTGGCTATCTGTTCCAGCGAATCATTGAGCCAGATGAACTGTGA
- the radA gene encoding DNA repair protein RadA, protein MAKPKTNYVCNECGAEASQWFGRCPSCGTYNSLEEQFLPQSASHPSRGLQSSQRNGKSAAKIPQARASLTFAQITDNHQERWSSGYDELDRVLGGGIVPGSLVLIGGDPGIGKSTLLLQTANQLAQRYRILYVCGEESGQQVKLRASRLGVANTNPDEEENGGASVEVEPAVSVEAPVKSIAGAAADLYVLAETDLEEIIRELEALRPNVAVIDSVQTIYLPSLTSAAGSVAQVRECTAALMKVAKGENITLLIVGHVTKEGAIAGPKVLEHLVDTVLYFEGDRFASHRLLRSVKNRFGATHEIGVFEMIDRGLREVSNPSELFLGNRDEVVPGTALVVACEGTRPIVVELQALVSPTSYSSPRRSTTGVDYNRLLQILAVLEKRVGIPLSKLDAYVASAGGLNVEEPAVDLGMAIAVVASFRDRIVDPSTVLIGEVGLGGQVRSVSQMELRLKEAAKLGFKKAIVPKGQKFPELGLEIIPVAKVIDAIIAAIPPQHHADEEMLEEDED, encoded by the coding sequence ATGGCAAAGCCTAAAACCAACTATGTCTGCAACGAATGTGGGGCAGAAGCTTCACAATGGTTTGGCAGGTGTCCCTCCTGCGGCACCTACAACTCTCTAGAAGAACAGTTCTTGCCACAGTCTGCTTCCCATCCTAGTCGGGGTTTGCAGAGTTCGCAGCGCAACGGCAAATCAGCCGCCAAAATCCCCCAGGCCAGAGCATCTCTGACATTCGCGCAAATTACCGACAACCATCAGGAGCGATGGAGTTCTGGCTATGACGAATTAGATCGGGTACTGGGCGGGGGAATTGTTCCCGGATCTTTGGTGTTGATTGGTGGCGATCCTGGGATTGGTAAATCAACGCTGCTACTGCAAACGGCGAATCAGCTGGCGCAGAGGTATCGCATTCTCTATGTCTGTGGGGAAGAGTCGGGACAACAGGTGAAGCTGCGGGCTTCTCGCTTGGGTGTCGCAAACACCAATCCGGATGAGGAAGAAAATGGCGGCGCATCTGTCGAGGTGGAGCCTGCTGTATCTGTAGAGGCTCCTGTGAAATCCATCGCTGGTGCGGCTGCGGACTTATATGTGCTGGCGGAAACAGATTTAGAAGAGATTATTAGGGAGTTGGAAGCTCTAAGACCGAATGTGGCGGTGATTGATAGCGTTCAGACGATTTACTTACCGTCTCTGACTTCTGCGGCTGGTTCAGTGGCTCAGGTGCGAGAATGTACTGCGGCGCTGATGAAGGTGGCAAAAGGCGAGAATATCACGCTGTTGATTGTGGGACACGTAACGAAGGAGGGTGCGATCGCAGGCCCGAAAGTTTTGGAACACTTGGTAGACACGGTACTGTATTTTGAAGGCGATCGCTTTGCTTCTCATCGACTTCTGCGTTCAGTAAAAAACCGCTTTGGTGCAACTCACGAAATCGGCGTTTTTGAAATGATCGACCGGGGACTGCGAGAAGTTTCTAACCCCTCGGAGCTATTTTTAGGCAACCGCGACGAAGTGGTTCCCGGTACAGCCTTGGTAGTCGCCTGCGAAGGAACTCGCCCGATTGTGGTAGAATTACAAGCCTTAGTGAGTCCCACTAGCTACAGTTCTCCCCGACGCTCTACGACTGGCGTTGACTATAACCGACTGCTGCAAATTTTGGCAGTCTTGGAAAAAAGAGTCGGCATACCTTTATCTAAGTTAGATGCTTATGTTGCATCTGCCGGAGGGCTGAATGTAGAAGAACCTGCGGTAGATTTAGGAATGGCGATCGCTGTGGTTGCTTCTTTTCGCGATCGCATTGTCGATCCCAGCACCGTTTTAATCGGCGAAGTCGGCTTAGGCGGACAAGTTCGATCAGTTTCCCAGATGGAGCTGCGGCTGAAAGAAGCAGCTAAATTGGGCTTTAAAAAAGCCATTGTTCCCAAAGGGCAAAAGTTCCCAGAACTCGGTTTAGAAATTATTCCGGTGGCAAAAGTGATAGATGCTATCATTGCCGCAATTCCGCCTCAACATCATGCTGATGAAGAAATGCTGGAAGAAGATGAAGATTGA
- a CDS encoding DUF2141 domain-containing protein, which produces MKNQIKICGVVVSVLSCIALTQNAIAQNTGKINIEIEGLRNQQGEVCLNIFSGSRGFPSDSEKAVKKQCFPITKRPLTVTLGGLKYGSYAVSVYHDQNGDKKLNRDSLGIPAEGFGFSNNPFVGTAPAKYREALLIVAGESTNIKIMMKYSINS; this is translated from the coding sequence ATGAAAAATCAAATAAAGATTTGCGGCGTTGTAGTTTCCGTTTTAAGCTGCATCGCCCTGACTCAGAACGCGATCGCGCAGAACACAGGCAAGATTAATATTGAAATCGAAGGACTACGGAATCAACAAGGCGAAGTTTGTCTGAATATTTTTTCTGGTAGCAGAGGATTCCCCAGCGATTCGGAAAAAGCTGTTAAAAAACAGTGTTTTCCAATAACAAAACGTCCTCTTACCGTAACGTTAGGAGGCTTGAAATATGGCAGCTATGCTGTCTCGGTATACCACGACCAGAACGGAGACAAAAAACTAAACCGAGACAGTTTAGGTATTCCCGCAGAAGGATTTGGATTTTCTAATAACCCCTTTGTCGGCACAGCACCCGCCAAATATAGAGAAGCGCTGTTAATTGTTGCCGGAGAAAGTACCAATATCAAGATTATGATGAAATATTCGATCAATAGTTAA
- the rplL gene encoding 50S ribosomal protein L7/L12: MSATTDQILDQLKSLSLLEAAELVKQIEEAFGVSAAAPAGGMMMMAAPGAGGGAAAEPVEEQTAFDVILDDVPADKKIAILKVVRTITGLGLKEAKDLVESTPKPVKEGAAKEEAADIKKQLEEAGAKATVK, from the coding sequence ATGTCTGCTACAACCGATCAAATTCTCGACCAACTCAAATCACTGAGTCTACTGGAAGCTGCTGAACTCGTTAAGCAGATTGAAGAAGCCTTTGGCGTGAGTGCTGCTGCACCCGCTGGCGGCATGATGATGATGGCTGCTCCTGGTGCTGGTGGTGGTGCTGCTGCGGAACCAGTGGAAGAGCAAACTGCATTTGACGTGATTCTGGATGATGTTCCAGCTGATAAGAAGATTGCCATCCTCAAGGTGGTGCGGACTATCACTGGTCTGGGTCTGAAGGAAGCTAAGGATTTAGTGGAATCCACTCCTAAGCCAGTTAAGGAAGGCGCTGCCAAGGAAGAAGCTGCTGATATCAAGAAGCAGCTGGAAGAAGCTGGCGCGAAGGCTACTGTTAAGTAA
- the rplJ gene encoding 50S ribosomal protein L10, which translates to MGRSPENKREIVADLKETLDQSNLALVINYQGLTVADITDLRRRLRPSGSVCKVAKNTFMRIAVDGNDAWQPMTELLTGSSAFLLVKDDLSGAIKAYQDFQKATKKTELRGGVMEGRSLSEADVKALGDLPSKEQLMAQIAGALNSLAAKIAIGINEVPASLARGLQAVSDQQEGGNVEGDAAESDAAT; encoded by the coding sequence ATGGGTAGATCGCCAGAAAATAAGCGCGAGATTGTCGCCGATCTCAAAGAAACTTTGGATCAGTCCAATTTGGCACTTGTGATTAACTACCAAGGGCTAACCGTTGCTGATATTACTGACTTGCGGCGGCGACTGCGCCCAAGTGGCTCAGTGTGCAAGGTGGCGAAAAACACCTTCATGCGAATTGCCGTGGATGGTAACGACGCCTGGCAACCAATGACGGAATTGCTCACTGGGTCTTCCGCCTTCCTGCTAGTAAAAGACGACTTGAGCGGCGCTATCAAAGCTTATCAAGACTTCCAAAAAGCCACCAAGAAGACAGAACTTCGTGGCGGTGTCATGGAAGGTCGCTCTCTTAGTGAAGCTGATGTCAAGGCACTTGGTGACTTGCCCTCGAAGGAACAACTCATGGCGCAAATTGCTGGGGCGCTCAATTCCTTGGCAGCCAAGATTGCCATCGGTATCAACGAGGTTCCTGCGTCGCTTGCAAGAGGGTTACAGGCGGTGTCCGATCAACAAGAAGGTGGCAACGTCGAAGGCGATGCTGCTGAAAGCGATGCTGCTACTTAA
- the rplA gene encoding 50S ribosomal protein L1: MAKKLSRRLQELQKKVEDRVYQPIDALNLLKETATAKFSESAEAHIRLGIDPKYTDQQLRTTVALPKGTGQTIRVAVIARGEKVQEASANGADIAGSEELIDEIQKGMMDFDLLLATPDMMPQVAKLGRMLGPRGLMPNPKGGTVTFDLAGAIAEFKAGKLEFRADRTGIVHVMFGKAAFPTDDLLVNLKALQETIDRNRPSGAKGRYWRTMYVSATMGPSIQLDINALRDFKFGDAA, encoded by the coding sequence ATGGCAAAGAAACTATCCCGCAGACTTCAAGAACTGCAAAAGAAAGTTGAAGATCGAGTCTACCAACCGATAGATGCTCTAAACCTGTTAAAAGAGACAGCAACAGCAAAATTTTCCGAATCAGCTGAGGCACATATCCGGTTAGGAATTGACCCCAAGTATACCGACCAACAACTACGAACCACGGTGGCTCTGCCTAAAGGAACTGGACAGACAATTCGAGTCGCTGTAATCGCTCGTGGGGAGAAAGTCCAAGAAGCAAGCGCTAACGGTGCAGATATCGCCGGGTCTGAAGAGCTGATCGATGAAATCCAAAAAGGTATGATGGATTTCGATCTGTTGCTAGCAACGCCGGATATGATGCCGCAGGTAGCAAAACTGGGACGTATGCTAGGCCCACGTGGTTTGATGCCTAACCCCAAAGGGGGGACGGTGACATTTGATTTGGCGGGTGCGATCGCAGAGTTTAAAGCTGGTAAGCTAGAATTCAGAGCAGACCGCACTGGCATCGTTCACGTTATGTTTGGCAAAGCTGCCTTCCCAACCGACGACTTGCTGGTGAATCTGAAAGCATTGCAGGAAACGATTGACCGCAACCGTCCAAGCGGAGCTAAAGGTCGCTACTGGCGCACGATGTACGTATCGGCGACAATGGGGCCATCAATTCAACTTGACATCAACGCTCTGCGCGATTTTAAGTTCGGTGATGCTGCCTAA
- the rplK gene encoding 50S ribosomal protein L11: protein MAKKVVAVIKLALNAGKANPAPPVGPALGQHGVNIMAFCKEYNAKTSDQAGMVIPAEISVYEDRSFTFILKTPPASVLIRKAAGIERGSNEPNRKKVGSITRGQLQEIAQTKLPDINANDIDAAMKIVEGTARNMGVTISD, encoded by the coding sequence ATGGCAAAGAAAGTTGTTGCGGTCATAAAACTAGCTCTAAATGCTGGAAAAGCTAACCCCGCCCCTCCGGTGGGACCTGCTCTAGGTCAGCACGGTGTAAACATCATGGCGTTTTGCAAAGAGTACAACGCCAAAACATCTGACCAAGCGGGAATGGTGATTCCAGCAGAAATTTCAGTTTATGAAGACCGCAGTTTTACGTTTATTCTCAAGACACCACCAGCATCAGTTTTGATTCGCAAAGCAGCTGGCATTGAGCGCGGCTCTAACGAACCAAATCGGAAAAAAGTGGGGTCAATTACACGGGGGCAACTGCAAGAAATTGCCCAAACCAAACTACCTGACATCAATGCCAACGACATTGATGCGGCAATGAAAATTGTCGAAGGAACGGCTCGAAATATGGGCGTGACAATTTCGGATTAG
- the nusG gene encoding transcription termination/antitermination protein NusG: MSYSADDDTQDFEQREESSNAPVKSRWYAVQVASGCEKRVKTNLEQRIQTLDVAERILQVEIPQTPTVKTLKDGSRKTSEEKVFPGYVLVRMRLVSGQDGELEMDDEAWQVVKNTPNVINFVGAEQKRRYGRGRGHVKPLPLSFSEVERIFKQTTEQAPVVKTYLANGDKIIVLSGAFKDFEGEVIEVSPERSKLKALLSIFGRNTPVELEFNQVQKQG, from the coding sequence ATGAGTTATTCAGCTGACGACGATACACAAGATTTCGAGCAACGAGAAGAAAGCTCCAATGCGCCTGTAAAGTCTAGATGGTATGCTGTTCAGGTTGCCTCTGGATGTGAAAAGCGCGTCAAGACAAACCTGGAGCAGCGCATTCAAACCCTTGATGTCGCAGAGCGAATTTTACAGGTAGAGATACCTCAAACCCCTACGGTAAAAACGCTCAAAGATGGTAGTCGCAAAACTTCGGAAGAAAAAGTTTTTCCAGGTTATGTGCTAGTCCGGATGCGGCTAGTTTCCGGACAAGATGGTGAACTGGAGATGGACGACGAAGCTTGGCAGGTCGTCAAAAATACTCCAAACGTAATCAACTTTGTCGGGGCAGAACAAAAACGCCGCTACGGAAGAGGACGCGGACACGTAAAACCGTTGCCGTTGAGTTTCTCGGAAGTGGAACGGATCTTTAAACAAACCACCGAACAGGCACCAGTAGTCAAAACTTATCTGGCTAATGGAGATAAAATTATCGTCCTTTCTGGCGCGTTTAAAGATTTTGAAGGCGAGGTAATTGAAGTCAGCCCAGAACGGAGCAAGCTGAAGGCGTTACTATCGATTTTTGGACGCAATACGCCAGTAGAATTGGAGTTTAATCAGGTTCAGAAACAAGGCTAA
- the secE gene encoding preprotein translocase subunit SecE, protein MAKKNEPESTEKNTGFNVSNFVQETKEELNKVVWPSRQQLISESAAVLLMVTLSATMIYLFDGLFAWAAKQVFG, encoded by the coding sequence GTGGCAAAGAAAAACGAACCAGAAAGCACAGAGAAAAATACTGGGTTTAACGTATCGAACTTTGTTCAGGAAACAAAAGAAGAACTGAACAAAGTTGTCTGGCCCAGTCGGCAGCAGTTGATCAGCGAATCTGCGGCTGTGCTGCTAATGGTGACTCTTTCGGCGACTATGATTTATCTTTTCGACGGTTTGTTTGCATGGGCAGCAAAGCAGGTGTTCGGATGA